From the Hemicordylus capensis ecotype Gifberg chromosome 1, rHemCap1.1.pri, whole genome shotgun sequence genome, the window TTCAACAGGGACGTCCTGAGTGCTCACTGGCTCAGGTAAGCTGCCTTGGGTGCTCAACTCACAATTGTTCTCAAGATGAGGGTCACTGTCCAAAGGTACACCAGTACACAGACCCTGCAAGGCGGTGCACACTTTCACTGTTTCAGGGCCCTGGGTGGGGCTAAGCAACTGGGCCTCTTGATGAGTGTATGCTGGAGGTAGGGGGGCTACTGCATGGCTCTGCACATCATTTTTATTGGATGCGAAGGAGGGGCTTGTGTGAATTTCCTCTTCCATTGTAGAAGACATCAGCCTTGGAGTTTGACGAGGGGGCACCACGGGGAGGACCTCGGAGACCCGTGGCAATCTATCTGGGGCGAGGAAAGCAGTGACACTGTCAAAGTGTGCATCAGTAGCAAGGAGCACTCCCAACAGTATGACATGACTGCTGCCCGATTGCCAAATATCAGCATTGCTTAACTCAATAATTAAGCAGGAAGCAAATGGATATACTTCTACATATTATCATCCTGCATTGTACAGGCACATTCTGTGGTCAAATTCTTAGGACATGCAATATTGACTCACATTATGTAACCATTTCAAGTAGCCTTGAAAAGGATAGAATAGAATTGGAGTAGAGAAGCTGAAGGAAACGACTTTGTACACAGTTATGAATATTGTGATATTACCCGCTTGttctggttccccctccccagcttccCTTCTTCCCCTCAGTTGTACCAGTTTAGTAACTACTCATACATTCAGTCATTGACATTCTAACATGTTCAAACCAGGCTTCATGTTTTTGTCATGTCTGTAACTGTGAGCTGTGTATCCTGAGCCATATCATCAGAAATTTTCCAGGAATTCCCACGCCTGCTATCTCCTCTGTATAAGTAGATCCAATAACCTGTATGGAGTTgtaagaagaaatgcaaggagcaacAGGCCTTAAAACACAACTGTCTTTCATTGTTACAACATGAAAGATGAAGCTCTGCAGAAACtccaccctcaactcctgctctCAAAACCATATGAGCTCCTAACCCTCTTCTGTGTAAAGAATGCTATATAGGGAAATGTGCGAAACAGCCATCGAGCTCCACTGTTGACCAACTCTGGTCAAAAAAGTAGAGTTTTAACATTTGTACTCCCCCCAACATTTGAGAATTGTGTCCAGGAATTTTCTCCGACAAATGTGGAAACCTTAGGCATGTCCTCCAAGACACTAATTATTTTTGATAAGGATGGGCATAGGGTCAAACTTCGAGCCTGATACTACAGGGAAATGGTTAATATATAACTATTGGCACATGAATCAAGCATATTCCAGTTGCATGCCTGGTACCAGTGCCGCAAACACCCCACACATAATGAATGATAAGCCATTTAGTTTCTGTTAACGTCTTCATCTTTCATACACGATTAAGAAGTTGGTAGTAAAAATACAAGAGATGGAGATGTATTTTACACGTTCTGGTTTGTTCACTTTTCAGCATGCCAAATTCAACTTTTTGTAAGTGTAATTTACTTTCCAAAGTTGTAGATCTTAAAGGGCACGATCCTGTCAAAGTAAAGCATATTTACCTGTAATGGATTTCAGTGAGAGAATTAAGCACTTTATGTGTTTTGTTTAACAAAGAATGTCATTCCCAAAGTCCATATATTCTATAAGCAAAAGTTCTAGAATGTTTGGTTTTTCTTATGTAAAACTATGTATTTGGAAAATTTATCTTGCCAGAAGCATGCAAGTCCATAAAGCTTTATATAAGAAATTAATCCATGTGtagacctaatggcgcagtggggaagtaatctgcctagagagcagaaggctgttggtttgaatccctactggtgtgtttcccagaatatggaaaattcatatattgggcagcagcgatataggaaggtgctgaaaggcaccatctcatacttcatgggagatggcaatggtaagcccctcctgtattctaccaagaaaactgcatgggtctgtggtcgccaggaatcgacaccaactcaacggcacaacctttcctttccatctCATTTTAGatttaatggctgacatgtagactagtgttgcactggggTAATGAGTTGTGCACACCAAAGAGGTTTGTGGAGCTGTacaaagttgtggtgctctgtGATATTGCACATCCACTAATGGAAGACCTTTTCCAGGACACATACAAGATTGTGCAATGCACTCAGCCGGAGcccatcttttgtgtctgtgtgcagcttgaaagtcTCCCAGGCAAACTTCTTGAGCTCCTCCTTtcaccacctctcagctgttcggtgggtgggcgaggcttccagagaggcctccctgaagcctgaagctcaggaaagaagcaagcaggcaggcaggcagagagtgtccagcaccagagctctctgcagaccctctgcccagcccagccttagtaatggaggtgatttcctttttgtggttatctctcCCCATCTTTGAacatttagggattggcttgccatagggctttggtattgagcagagatgtagggcagggtgggaggtatatgtatctttaaattgaagtggattggacaaattgttgttgttttttaaaaaaacacatccaaaaagtcctatcagtggcttgtttcatggcaaaaaattacaaaaaactaCTAGAACAAAtatatagtttgtttgtttatttatgaatgcactatgctcaagttgatttgcagcccaaaggtctgagaactgtgaagcatgtgttgtgctttttatttttctttatttagaaatgcattttatgtccaagctggttggacatgtccagaaacctcactcacactatttacactgtctGTCATCAATCgatatgattctgtaatgatatgaaatgttaaagaggccccgcacatgctgattcaccccatTCCCTGCACCCCCCTATGGACGGCCCtgtttgctagcacaagacctaGCCTGAGCTACAGGTTCCTTTCTTTTAGAAACACAATTATGCAGTGTCCTTGTTCTTATGCAACAGCATTAGGCtggcacaacactagtctgaatGTAGGCCATTATGCTGATTTAAATAatgtatgctggaagttgtagttcagcaacatctggagggccacagtttggggatgcctgcattaAGACATTAAGAAATGGTCAGGTACCATTTTAATGAAAGCTTTTGTTGTCCTCTTCATTCTGAAATgtagtaatttaaaaaaattggttgAAGCATAGGCTGTAACACTGAAGTAACTTGTCTGGACTTATTGTtatggttcagatgtaacattttCCTGGTACATGAATAATCCCTAGAGAGCCATGAGCTCccactttcctttcttctcctttaCATTCTCACTTTTGTTTCTAAACTAATCACAGTTCCATACATCATCCAAACTcagggaactgtggtttattttaaCTATGATAGTGGTTTGCCAGAACAAACCAAATTCTGGTTACAATCAGATGCTGATTTGTGAACAATTCATAGCTGAAACCAGCCACAGTTACCTGAGTTCAGACAACAGACAGAGCTGTGGTTGGTTTGAAATGCAAAGAAGCTTTGAATCGCCAACTTTAAggcatgaaggaggaggagagaagtggACATGCCTATGACTCTCCAGGGCTCATTCACATAATCTGAACTGGGCTATGGTGTGGAATTAGTTTGGAATGAAACAAAATATTcttgtctttttgtttttgtgtgttttcaaatatatatatatataggcaaaGACAACTGTTCAAGAAAAGCTTGTGGATGACCAATTTAACCTGGAAAAAGTAAGTCGTGTTTTTATGttctatgagagccagcgtggtgtagtggttagagtgctagactagaaccgggaagacccgagttcaaatccccattcagccataaaactagctgggtgactctgggccagtcacttctctctcagcctaacctacttcacagggttgttgtgaaagagaaactcaagtatgtagtacaccgctctgggctccttggaggaagagcgggatataaatctaaaataataatgatgatgatgatgatgatgtttaaaTAGAGGCAAGTTATCAGCAACTCTAAAAGACATGCAGATGAAACTCCCCAGAATTTAATATCTAATAATGACTCTGTCCCTAAATAATTACTCTGCAAATCTTCAAGAGGTGCAGTATTTTGTTAATTGTGTATGTAGGTCCTGGTTTGTTAGACTTTCATAATGATGATCCCCAAGTTAAGAAGAAATTGTTTGAGCCTCCCAAAATGAAACCTAGGTCAGATGTATGTGAGAATTGTGTCCCAAAGGTATCATGTTTGTTCAAGCTATCCAGATTAATCCGACAGTTCTTTTGCAGACTTTCAAGGCCTTAGTGTGGAATGTGCAAATTTGCAGAGATGGGATGCACAGAATATGAGTCCTAAAGAAGAACCTGTAAGATatgctctcccccaccacccgcccCACAAAAAGGCAGGTGATTTGCTTAATAGCACTCacacgttctttctttctttctttcttttctttctttctttatttatttatttatttatttatttaacatttatatcctgctcttcctccaaggagccgagagcaatgtactacatacttgagtttctcctcacaacaaccctgtgaagtaggttaggctgagagagaagtgactagcagtgtgcacggttttggtctGGCCTCATTGGccagaccgctggaccggtctggaggttcggagtccccccccggtccgggggggggggactgtgactttaagcgggggggtggtagtacttacccacccccgccgcgcttccccctccggcgctgttccttgttaaaatcttcttggggcgacagagctccgctctgccgcccctgcccccgtcgtcgcttgcaaggcttttagaaagacgagcgctagtggcgcgcagcgtgcgcgctcgtctctgacgctgcggCGCGCGCGCcacagcgtcagagacgagcgcgcgcgctgCGCAGAGCGCGTGCGTgccactagcgctcgtctttctaaaagccttgcaagcgacgacgggggcaggggcggcagagcggagctctgtcgccccaagaagattttaacaaggaacagcgccggagggggaagcgcggcgggggtgggtaagtactaccacccccccgcttaaagtcacagtccccccccctccagaccggggggggactccgaaccttgcacacccctagaagtgactggcccagagtcacccagctagtctcatggctgaatggggatttgaactcgggtctctccggtcctagtccagcactctaaccactacaccacgcctgGGACagagagaacaaaacaaaagggTGGCTCGGGGCCACTTAGTTGTTGGATGATAAAATATCTGGGGACAAGTTCTCTAAGGAATTGagacacaggaatataggaagctgccttgtactgattcaggtccttggtccatctagttcagtattggctcctctgactggcagcgactctccagagtttcagaaagaggactttcccaggcctacctggagacagATTCTGAGAGTTACAGCATTCAAAacgtgtgctctgccactgaggtacTTTCCTTCTCCAGCAGACCACTTTATATTAACCGTCGTTTAAAACCATACTAGGGTTTGAGCTTCCAAGCACAGCAAGTGAACTATGTTGTAGAGCTGTGTGTCTCCTTCTGTCTTCCATCTGCTCCGCATTCAGCTTCATTAGCTCACTCCTGTCTCCATCGTGCAGCAAGTTCTTGAGGAGGAGTAATGGACCTTCATTGTGGCCTGTGAAATTAGATGTGGCAGTAAACCAACATAGGAATAGTGACTTGTGACCCAAATCCAGGCCATAGTTTGATATCCTACTAGGGCAACCCCCTCACAAACCATATTTTGTGAGATGATGTTGGTTCAAACCTAATGATAAACTATGGTTTTGGTTCATATTTGAATGCAGCCCGTACAGAAAGGTTTTGCTCCGCCCCCCCTTCAACTGTTGAGAATCGAACACAAAGCATTGAGGGGCCTGGAAACCAAGTCTTATGAAAAATGATTAaaggagctgggtgtgtttagcctggagcagggatgtgcatgaaccgtttCAGCGCCTCTGTTTTGAGATGCTGAAATGCTTTGAGCTACTCCTGCTGAATCATTTCAGTGGGGGCTAGGGGGTGCTTTAACAGGAGGAAGGCTGGTCTtacctggccctctccaccccagcatGGTCAGGATTAAATGCCCCATGcgtggctgcagtgctgcaggCTGCTTTTAAAGCACCCACTCTCCGCCCCTGGATGTGTACGAaacacttcgtgcacatccctagcttggaaAAAACAAAGGAAATATTCGATTGCTGTCTTCCAGTAACCAAAGGGCCATTACATGAAGAAAGGAgctgacttgttctctgttgctcctgtggGCAGGACTAgtaccagtgggttgaaatggcaaggaagaacATTTTGGTGAGACATtgagaagaatttcctaactgtaagagctgtgtgGCAGCAGAACCATCTGCCTCTTGCAGTAGTAGGCTCTCCTTTTCTGGAGGATTTCAAAGAAAGATCATCTATTAGGAATGCTGTAGCAATTTCCTGCTCTGAGTAGGGGGCTCAGCTAGAAaatctccaaggtccctcccagctctaacattctgTGACTCTATTATTTATGTTGGTGAAGACAGTGGGTTGATGCTTGAACACCTTGTTCTATTAACACAAAACACCACCTGGGGATGGTAAGTGGGGACCTCGTGTATCTCCTGGCAATTTTGTTTCCTTCTAGAGtcctctgattgattgattgattgattgattgtttaagtgCGGTGTCGACACTTAGCGACCTCCTCTCATAGGAGATAGTAATTCTGACACTTCAGCTGAAGCTACAGCATGGTCATCCTCCTCAGCAGTTGCAAAGGCTGGTGCGCTTAACATGTTTCAATGGTATCTTTATTATGGGGAATTATATTGGACATTCATAAGCCTGCCCCACAAAGCTGCACGTTGCAGTAAACTCTAGCTCAGGAGTGTTGGGACACCAATCTGTGCTATTTCTGTTTGTGCTTCTGTATCTTTTTACAGCTGTGTGATTCTCCTTGTTGGTctaactcaggggttcccaacctgtggtattccaaatgttgctgaactacagctcccatcatccccagccataataaattgtagctgggaattatgggaacagtagttcagcaacttctggagtaccacaggttgggaacctctgtctaACTCCTTGATCATTGGGACtgaggaagctgggagctgccatccaacaatatctggggacctctGCACTGTGGTTGTTTTGTGTAATCTGGCTGGGACTTTCTGCTTAAAAGTAGGTGGAACCACATTACCTGGTTTTACTCAACAACCTTAGACTGAAAGCATCATCTGCAGAGGCAATTTAGTTGTTGCTAGGTATACAAATGAATATCTCACCTGTTTCTCCCATGAGTGCCCTGGCGCTGTTTAAATGCACATATGGGGGATAAACAGCTAGCAAGACGTTTCTTCTTTCCACATAGTTCCAGTTATATATGAAAGCAGGCGATTCTGGAGGGATGGGTTGGAAGTGCTCCTTCAAACCTCAAAGACAGAGATGCTCATACAGATGGAGTGATATTTTCAGTGTTTCGAGTGAATAGTTACTAGTGAGTGCCCTATTATAATTTCACTTTGCATTTTTAACACTGCATATTGTTATTCAAATGTTTCTTGAAAACATAGTTTCATCCTGCTAAGCAGATGTTTGCAAATGTTTAAAGACCGATTaattctcgcccccccccccactgcattaGGCCCGTTTGGAAGTGCACCGCTTTGGAATTACTGGGTTTGAGAAGAAAGAACAGCGGGTTTTGGAACAAGAACGAGCAATCATGCTGGGAGCCAAGGTATCCTCCCCACCTTTCTGTTGAGAAGTGACCTAAACAGGAACAAAAGGAGGcatctttccccttccctccccacattGTGACTTTGGGTGGAAATAGACCTGACAGCAGCATACCTGTGACTTTGAACAGAGATCAAGCCGCAAAAGAGCccaggccggggtggggggtggggcctcTCAGCTGATGTGAGTATTGAACGCTTTCTTTGCCTGTTTCCatcccccttcccccagttgGGCTAACTTTCAGTCTCAGACCCTACTGGGGAAGGGGCTGTAGTGGGAGGGAGTGGCAGATGGAAGAAGGGTTCAGCACCCACTTCTTTTCTGCTAGAAAACATAGGTCTGCTGCCCTTGAGCTCCATGGGTCAAACCTGTCTGGAAGCTTCTCCTTATTAGCATTACTTGGAATTCTTCAGCGGTGAAGGAAAGACACTCTGCATGTGCTCTGGGGCACTCCTGATTCTCACTTCACATATTCAAGGTGCTGAAAACCGATTCCAGGGCTCAGTACTATTCAGTCTCCAATTCTGTTGAACCTGCAATATCAGCAGGACATTCATTTTTAAACAAGAAATGGTTTGTATTCttcatatcctatataataaaaggctaagtgagtggccgtggccttggaatgttggggatctgcgtccctgcctccctgggctgttctgggcctgcgcaaagcgcaggcccagaagagcccaagggacacaggacctcagacaccagtgtcccacagccacgggcggccattagccggtgtgtggcggcgggggaaagtggccgaggcggcggcagagccgccgcctcggccatgagctgcggcacggcgagaggaggccgagacaaccagaagcggccgccctgaaaaaggcgagggcaatggcggcgggggaagaccgagacgggggacagggaaactgggcaaggtggcggcgaagccgccaacgaggcccccgcctgctcacagccgtcgcccccgcctgctcacccaccctcccagctgcccaaaatgaagctgggcgaggtggcgacAAAGCCgtcaacgaggcccccgcccgctcacagccgccgccgcctgctcacccgccctcccagctgcccaaaatcaccttccccgctccccccccaaaaaagattaagggccaaaatggcccatgagaaggtcgccgcccccgcctatcgccctcccagctgtcgaagaccaccttacccgctccagcccgagggaaaagagaggagctcacgagcagagctcctctctgtgctaagtcactgctcaaactgccgctatggatgcaaaggacacctattgcgtccattgcgacagtatgggcagcagcttaacacagagaatagctctgtttccgagttcctctcttctcctttgggctggagcgggtaaggtgggctccggcagctgggtgcgcgggagggcgataggcgggggcggccaccttctcatgggccattttggccgttattcatccaccctccctccaaaaaaagtaaaagcaaaataaggaagaacaaaaacagagacaacaacaaaacaaaaagagagaggggacaagggggggggggaagagacagaaagagagagagagagacagaaaagacgggatagaaagctagcgcccgttatcataacgggcttaaaaatactagtttctgATAAAATAGCTCACTTTTGTCATAGGAGTTCTATTGACTTCAGTGAAATAAGTCAGAGTGGTTTGAAGACTGTGAACCAAATtaatacacatgtgcacacacccccaaagtcaCAGCTGCATCAATCCAGAAAAGGCTATTCTTAATGGTATTCCTGCAGTAAATAAGCAGAAGTCctaattttttaatatttaaataagtCAAGACGCCTTCTCTTCTAGAGGAGGATGCTGAATCTATTATTACTTTTGCAGGCTCCCAAAAAAGAATATGTGAACTACAAAACTCTTCaagagaaaataaagaaaaataaagcaatGAAGAAGGAAGAAACTGTAATGGTTTGTATGAAGCGTTTTCCATATTCAGCTGTTTCTTGGACAAAAATTTCAGGTTTTCACAAGGCACCCAGCAGAATGGACACTGACAAATCTGCAGTGTAATAGTTTACTAATGAAGTCACAGCATGTCCATCTGGCTAGAGAACAACTCTGTAATGCACCTAGTATCTATCGCTAGTTGCATTTGGAGCCATGACTTGGTTGAATCAAGAGGCTGCTCATCAAAGTATTCTTATTGTTCTTCATTAACAGGAAAATAAATCTGATTCTCTCAAGCGGAGGAGGAAAAGGGGGCATGAAGACGGGTgagccaatatttttcacaactaATTACACTGATAATAAGAAATTTAATTTGGTTTCAGGCTTCCTAATGAAATAACTGTAGTCAGACATGGGTCCTAAAAGCTactttagatgtgctccatggGATTTGGGACTTTTTCTTTGAATATCAGGTGCTATGCCATTTCACAACCTGCTTTTGACAGTCCCCTCTGTTTGACAAGTGCTTGCCCTGTGGCCTAGAAATCTGCAGTCAGAAAAGCACCAAATCCCCAAGTCAAAGAACTAGTTGCCTAGGTCTTTGAATCCTGATCTGAAGTTGTTGTGTTTTTCCTGAGAAGCCCTGCATTTCAAAGCAGAATGAACTCTTCAGCACAAAATTGAAGACATTGGTTTTTTCCCTAGCAATCGATTTTGTTTTCTCAACAGGTAATTCCAGCTCCATTGTTGTGTTTGGCTTAAAATGTACCCTTCATAAAGCATCCTTAACAAAAGCTAAAAATAGTTAGGGATTTTTTGTTTAACCCTCTCACAATGTTTAGCTTTATTTCTTTTTAGGACCAGAAAATCCAAAAAGAAGACAAAGCACAGCATACTGCCTACAGGACAGGTTGGGAAATTTAAAAATGGAACTCTAATTCTTCGTAGTTCTgacataaagaaaataaaatcttCCAAAGTAGCCAAGTGACCTCAATCCATCAAACTACATATAACATGAATAAATGTTTGTTGCCCAAATACTGTAGCTttggtttttattatttaactTTCACCTGCTCTGCTGTGTAGAAAAGTGTGGTGACAGTACATTTAACTGGGAGAAACAGTATTCCTATTGGTGTCCTCCTCACTAAAGCATGTTCACAACTTCATAAAGCTTcttcaaggtagcattctcagaaatgctacctgttccacgtgcaggtacagtgagacaggcaaagctgaggggtttcaatgcgtggatgagatggtgccaggaggaggggtttagatttgttaggcactgggatacattttaggacaagcaaggcctgtataaaagggatgggctgcacttgaaccaagatggaaccagactgctggcacttaaaatcaaaatggttgcagagcagcttttaaaatgaagcctggggaatagccgacaggagctggacagtatctggttcagcaaatgcaatcccttaaagtgcgaggatgcagaggattcagataaaacaggggacagagcagaacaacatgaagagcagacagaaggctgtgccagctggtcagaatcaaaagaaagatagcatacaccaggtaagagattcagcatataggtgcttatatgccagtgccagaagcctccgagccaagatggatgagctggagtgcttggttgctaatgcagaaatagacatagtgggcataacagaaaaatggtggaacagtgagaaccagtgggacactgttatccctggatataaactctatagaaaggacagggaggagcgcCTTGGGGttggagtagcactatatgttaaagaagggatagaatctaacaagctagaaaacctagaaacactggagtcctccacagaaaccctgtgggtgacaatacaaggcctgaaagggaatgctACTGGGACGTGccatcaccctccagatcaaaatgctggcagtgactgggagttgcaggaagaaatcagggag encodes:
- the C1H1orf131 gene encoding uncharacterized protein C1orf131 homolog isoform X1 yields the protein MAAGSRAAEQELEKKEEDLASASCLLDTVLSSLYDFGESVLDANKKRKGKKKNSQGKLGGKTGSNLLEDRDMNLESDTVASGKRKNASSFFENLKNELAHECATQKRPVSESHTPDGVSPPPSRQGAAISVVTFHSRKRKKNPKAEIADNGDSKAKTTVQEKLVDDQFNLEKFSIGSSDWQRLSRVSERGLSQAYLETDSESYSIQNVCSATEARLEVHRFGITGFEKKEQRVLEQERAIMLGAKAPKKEYVNYKTLQEKIKKNKAMKKEETVMENKSDSLKRRRKRGHEDGTRKSKKKTKHSILPTGQVGKFKNGTLILRSSDIKKIKSSKVAK
- the C1H1orf131 gene encoding uncharacterized protein C1orf131 homolog isoform X3 produces the protein MNLESDTVASGKRKNASSFFENLKNELAHECATQKRPVSESHTPDGVSPPPSRQGAAISVVTFHSRKRKKNPKAEIADNGDSKAKTTVQEKLVDDQFNLEKFSIGSSDWQRLSRVSERGLSQAYLETDSESYSIQNVCSATEARLEVHRFGITGFEKKEQRVLEQERAIMLGAKAPKKEYVNYKTLQEKIKKNKAMKKEETVMENKSDSLKRRRKRGHEDGTRKSKKKTKHSILPTGQVGKFKNGTLILRSSDIKKIKSSKVAK